One window from the genome of Gambusia affinis linkage group LG14, SWU_Gaff_1.0, whole genome shotgun sequence encodes:
- the nrm gene encoding nurim gives MASVTARSWALCALSLLNLLFVFISGADFIRFVSFRPIYHNITGETTLCQDSVPWSVALKDSSVLWALLVDLSLLVLFVGQHSVMAWAPVKRALQSVLGALNRTAYCFTTALALQILMHLWQPVTGAPCLWSVRHAPWSVWFPLLCFALHFLCWAIICSILVIFDYPELLGIKQVYYECLGLGDPWSQKPAPAQRLLSHLRHPVCLELAVILWLLPAFSLDRLLLAATLSAYVGLAHSLDKQDLAYLCAQLKGKVWLLAEPQRGGEEQDGSRHKEKEG, from the exons ATGGCGTCAGTCACAGCCCGTAGCTGGGCTCTCTGCGCTCTCTCTCTCCTAAATCTGCTCTTTGTGTTCATTTCTGGGGCGGACTTCATTCGCTTCGTATCGTTTCGACCCATCTATCATAACATTACAGGGGAGACGACGCTCTGTCAAG ACTCCGTCCCCTGGTCCGTGGCCTTGAAGGACAGTTCTGTGCTCTGGGCTCTTTTAGTGGATCTGTCCTTGCTGGTTCTCTTCGTTGGCCAACACAGCGTGATGGCCTGGGCCCCGGTCAAACGGGCCCTGCAGTCGGTGCTGGGGGCCCTGAACAGGACAGCTTACTGCTTCACTACTGCACTCGCCCTCCAG ATCTTGATGCATCTCTGGCAGCCAGTGACTGGCGCCCCCTGTCTGTGGTCAGTGCGCCATGCACCCTGGAGTGTCTGGTTCCCTCTGCTCTGCTTTGCGTTGCACTTCCTCTGCTGGGCCATCATCTGCAGCATCCTCGTTATTTTTGATTATCCAGAACTACTGGGTATTAAACAG GTGTATTATGAGTGCCTGGGTTTGGGGGACCCTTGGTCCCAGAAGCCGGCTCCGGCTCAGCGCCTGCTGTCCCACCTCCGCCACCCCGTCTGCCTGGAGCTGGCCGTCATCCTGTGGCTGCTGCCGGCCTTTTCCCTGGACAGGCTCCTGCTGGCCGCCACGCTGTCGGCCTACGTCGGCCTGGCGCACTCTCTGGACAAACAGGATTTAGCCTACCTCTGCGCCCAGCTGAAAGGCAAGGTGTGGCTCTTAGCGGAGCCGCAGCGAGGCGGCGAGGAGCAGGACGGCAGCCGCCACAAGGAGAAGGAGGGCTGA
- the limd1b gene encoding LIM domain-containing protein 1, with product MEPKLCFGSCARCGEAVFAAGGACKAMGHLFHNTCFTCSVCNKELKGQPFFTVSGQIYCEDDFLFSGVHPSEETCYSCGSSITDLVLQARGKSYHPTCFRCVVCRQELQGQAFAVDSDCRVYCVTDYHRVLSPRCGACRMPILPTEGSAESVRVASCNKYYHVECYGGEVSLI from the exons ATGGAGCCCAAACTTTGCTTTG GAAGCTGTGCTAGATGTGGGGAAGCCGTGTTCGCTGCAGGAGGAGCCTGCAAGGCGATGGGACATTTATTCCACAACACATGCTTCACCTGCAGCGTTTGCA acaaagaGCTCAAAGGACAGCCGTTTTTCACCGTGTCAGGACAAATCTACTGTGAGGATGATTTTTTG ttctCTGGAGTTCACCCATCTGAAGAAACGTGTTACAGCTGTGGAAGTTCAATCACAGATCTG GTTCTGCAGGCCCGGGGGAAATCATACCATCCGACCTGTTTTCGCTGCGTGGTCTGCAGACAGGAGCTGCAGGGTCAGGCCTTCGCTGTGGACTCAGACTGCAGGGTTTACTGTGTCACCGACTATCACAG GGTCCTGTCTCCCCGCTGTGGTGCCTGCAGGATGCCGATACTGCCTACAGAG GGATCTGCAGAGTCAGTTCGAGTGGCATCATGTAACAAGTACTATCACGTAGAGTGCTACGGCGGTGAGGTCAGCCTTATTTAA
- the ppp1r18 gene encoding trichohyalin yields the protein MSVSSLPEWKQLLLERKRREEEQRERREKEEEEKLASMPAWKRGIIQRRKAKQESLGDRDRDICLLQVDARTPSDCLSDTDSSITVNLGSETSLSPDPGMWLDAEPKPGSQVSMETIVPVHENPFIRTQSVWRKDKDLEAANEVEGKPCVRSQEVEVSRGRDIELKIERFRDLSEGWEKEKSREKSLGKEKENNQEGCEKDKKQWKDSVKEQELLKGKKETEEKDVVQPSGQFSPVLPCLRTIRADNIIIIEQDRKGSDERRARWREAEREMPEEDQQGKRGMKMDLREILAGGGSVTEIRASEVLIIKPLVSTEERTGGGGKSREDGEGKSSLDLTRDTKSEISWLREKEKDKPCGQATVINEDDGGDSCDDNVFIEKGGRVSKLLSKFGEHPKPPSRSKSSDNFLQSGRRKYSGDQDDRQSEERKANGKNMLMKNIPKRSFSFSDRVIGAVENGLGDVGGQERIHQSKNVAPWVDVVRVAKLNLSCKERFGKQRNVKAENEKGGNQKKNDAEMWKKHRSELKKVEPVNKRAAEKALDTDGDKGFTVASVKNTEGISFAKRVPIRQDGRTRAERDARKEKSLEKDSEADDGLERKVQTESDYVGASLEVSPSPSEAPDSQCKHDSVFTECSSLLSMVPDQIPHRGPEWSGTGPQGPYLMHSSLSQQAEDLISKIEKVGDTTIYINDKEERRYTAAREEDLQTGSHSGSEREIPRSPKRIPPVEVQIPRTVFYVAEEMAERKGSECRSVDGQNWEGGQRVERRDSWRIGKPLSRIESLREKIRQRELDKQREREARVGDGCEAADVCDAPAAEDRYEVRGSEVKKEWEAVAVQTRPAEPERVKGEAAEQTCMAVYDVTREVGVLKTSPQLPVSVLSSQDSSREEVAGERSASASEGSQISEDEVDPLKHVELHLEQHRAQYESAEEEDEEEEEEEDRELSEEELEKYTTSTDSIGSFSPSPPHPNSLAAMSRIYNLDTVGSRTGLYLRDRAVDIPSSVHLVKVKPFISSSQQGDSKSKAGDDIRGVQTIQQQIEQFQLKEQEVLKSSANTSAKEREAKVQQSPKRELKLQVKEAEETSEFNPKESPQHLCSPTSQQKQTITINSSFSRTQSPDNSLKPTNCAPTPASSPCSPSPANSPSVSPSPRASPKLFTIKSASGVQVKRGPTITITPRKPVGGGATGSVARPGTAVPAAASAGSAKAPPQQAMSPTVDEPTKKYPTAEEIEVIGGYQNLKRSCLVKSKVTPKKGKVCFDEDQLEQVCEYPSETFMLTLSPLPYDLEKKEKEAHKDDAEGEGGGGVVLKSTKSTVTATGPRLRVDESCPR from the exons atgtCTGTTTCTTCTCTGCCAGAATGGAAGCAGCTTCTTctggagagaaagaggagagaagaggagcagcgagagaggagagaaaaggaggaggaggagaagctggCCAGCATGCCCGCCTGGAAACGAGGGATCATCCAGCGGAGGAAGGCCAAGCAGGAGAGTTTAGGTGACAGGGACAGAGACATCTGCCTGCTCCAGGTGGATGCCAGAACTCCCTCTGACTGCCTGAGTGACACTGACAGCTCGATTACGGTCAATCTGGGAAGTGAGACGTCACTCAGTCCGGATCCTGGGATGTGGCTGGATGCAGAGCCCAAACCTGGAAGCCAGGTGTCGATGGAAACCATCGTTCCAGTCCACGAGAATCCGTTTATTCGTACCCAGAGTGTGTGGAGAAAAGACAAAGATCTTGAGGCAGCAAATGAGGTGGAGGGGAAACCCTGCGTCAGGTCGCAAGAAGTGGAGGTGAGCAGAGGACGAGATATTGAGCTGAAAATAGAAAGGTTTAGGGATTTGAGTGAAGGATGGGAGAAAGAGAAGAGCAGGGAGAAGAGTctaggaaaagaaaaggagaacaaCCAAGAAGGATgcgaaaaagacaaaaaacagtgGAAAGACTCggtgaaagagcaggagctcctcaaagggaaaaaagagaCGGAGGAAAAAGATGTCGTTCAACCATCTGGTCAGTTTTCACCCGTTCTTCCTTGCCTTCGAACCATCCGAGCCgacaacatcatcatcatcgaaCAGGACCGAAAAGGCAGCGATGAAAGAAGGGCAAGATGGAGGGAGGCGGAAAGAGAGATGCCTGAGGAGGACCAGCAGGGGAAACGAGGGATGAAGATGGACCTGAGGGAGATCCTGGCAGGAGGAGGGAGTGTGACAGAGATCAGAGCTTCTGAAGTTCTGATCATCAAGCCGTTGGTCAGCACCGAAGAGCGGACAGGAGGGGGAGGAAAGTCTAGAGAGGACGGAGAAGGGAAGAGCAGCTTGGATTTAACCAGAGATACAAAATCAGAAATATCCTggctgagagaaaaagagaaggatAAACCCTGCGGTCAGGCAACTGTGATCAATGAAGACGATGGAGGAGACAGCTGTGATGATAACGTGTTTATTGAGAAGGGAGGAAGGGTCAGCAAGCTGCTCAGTAAGTTCGGAGAGCATCCAAAGCCTCCATCTCGGTCCAAAAGTTCAGATAACTTCCTCCAATCAGGGAGGAGAAAATACTCTGGAGACCAAGATGATCGACAGTCTGAGGAGAGAAAAGCAAACGGAAAGAACATGCTGATGAAAAACATCCCTAAACGCTCCTTCAGCTTCTCAGATCGAGTCATTGGTGCTGTGGAAAACGGGTTAGGAGATGTAGGCGGTCAAGAGAGGATTCaccaaagcaaaaatgttgctCCTTGGGTGGATGTAGTACGGGTAGCAAAGCTCAACCTTAGCTGCAAGGAGCGCTTTGGAaagcaaagaaatgtaaaagcTGAGAATGAAAAAGGaggaaatcagaagaaaaatgatgcaGAAATGTGGAAGAAACACAGGAGTGAGCTGAAGAAAGTTGAGCCTGTCAATAagagagctgcagagaaagCATTGGACACAGATGGAGACAAGGGGTTCACAGTGGCATCGGTCAAAAACACAGAGGGAATATCATTTGCGAAAAGAGTGCCAATCAGACAAGATGGTAGAACAAGAGCAGAAAGAGACGCTAGGAAAgagaaaagtttggaaaaagatTCAGAAGCAGACGATGGACTGGAAAGAAAAGTGCAAACTGAAAGTGATTATGTTGGTGCTTCATTGGAAGTGTCACCCAGTCCCAGTGAAGCTCCTGACAGTCAATGCAAACATGATTCAGTTTTCACAGAATGCTCCAGTTTGCTCTCCATGGTCCCGGATCAGATCCCCCACCGAGGGCCAGAGTGGAGCGGCACAGGACCTCAAGGACCTTACCTCATGCACTCCAGTTTATCCCAACAAGCCGAGGATCTTATcagcaaaatagaaaaagtagGGGACACAACTATCTACATAAACGATAAGGAGGAAAGACGATACACTGCTGCACGTGAAGAGGATcttcaaacaggaagtcattctGGATCAGAGAGAGAGATTCCTAGATCTCCAAAAAGGATCCCACCTGTTGAGGTTCAAATCCCAAGGACTGTGTTTTATGTTGCCGAAGAGATGGCGGAAAGAAAAGGCAGCGAGTGTCGGAGCGTGGACGGACAAAACTGGGAAGGAGGTCAGAGGGTGGAAAGGAGGGACAGCTGGAGGATCGGAAAACCTTTGAGCCGGATCGAGTCCCTCCGAGAGAAGATCAGGCAGAGAGAGCTGGATaagcaaagagaaagagaagcccGGGTGGGGGATGGGTGTGAAGCTGCAGATGTCTGTGATGCCCCAGCAGCTGAGGACAGGTACGAGGTGAGAGGAAGTGAGGTAAAGAAAGAGTGGGAAGCTGTGGCGGTTCAGACAAGGCCGGCTGAACCAGAGCGTGTAAAGGgagaagcagcagagcagaCATGCATGGCTGTGTATGACGTCACACGGGAAGTCGGCGTGTTGAAAACCAGCcctcagcttcctgtttctgtcctcAGTTCACAAgacagcagcagagaggaagtgGCAGGCGAGCGCTCGGCTTCTGCCTCTGAAGGCTCCCAGATTTCCGAGGATGAAGTTGACCCCCTGAAACATGTAGAGCTGCACCTGGAGCAGCACAGGGCCCAATACGAGAGCGCAGAAGAGGAAgacgaagaagaggaggaggaggaagacaggGAGCTCTCCGAGGAGGAGTTGGAAAAATACACAACTTCTACAGATTCTATAGGATCTTTCTCTCCTTCGCCGCCTCATCCCAACTCTCTGGCAGCCATGAGTCGGATCTACAACCTGGACACTGTTGGCTCAAGAACTGGCTTATATTTGAGGGACAGGGCAGTAGACATCCCATCCTCTGTACACCTCGTTAAAGTGAAGCCGTTTATTTCAAGCTCCCAGCAGGGGGACAGCAAAAGCAAAGCAGGTGACGACATCCGCGGGGTCCAGACGATACAGCAACAGATCGAACAGTTTCAGCTGAAAGAGCAGGAAGTGCTGAAGTCATCTGCAAATACTTCTGCAAAGGAAAGAGAAGCAAAAGTACAGCAGAGTCCCAAAAGAGAGTTAAAGCTGCAGGTGAAAGAAGCTGAAGAAACATCAGAATTCAACCCCAAGGAGTCTCCTCAACATCTTTGTTCCCCAACATCTCAGCAGAAGCAAACTATCACCATCAACTCCTCATTTTCAAGAACCCAATCACCTGACAACTCCCTGAAACCTACAAACTGTGCTCCGACTCCGGCCTCCTCGCCATGCTCTCCATCTCCTGCCAACTCCCCCAGCGTCTCCCCGTCTCCCAGAGCCTCGCCCAAGCTCTTCACCATCAAGAGTGCTTCTGGGGTCCAAGTAAAGAGAGGCCCCACCATCACAATCACCCCCAGAAAGCCTGTCGGAGGCGGAGCCACGGGGTCGGTGGCGAGGCCCGGAACAGCGGtaccagcagcagcatcagcagggTCGGCTAAAGCCCCACCGCAGCAAGCGATGAGCCCCACTGTGGATGAGCCTACGAAGAAGTATCCAACGGCGGAGGAAATCGAGGTGATTGGTGGATATCAGAATCTGAAGAGGTCCTGTCTGGTCAAGAGTAAAGTGACACCAAAGAAG GGGAAGGTGTGTTTTGATGAAGACCAGCTGGAGCAGGTGTGTGAGTATCCTTCAGAGACCTTCATGCTGACATTGAGCCCGCTCCCTTATGACCTtgagaaaaaggagaaggagGCTCACAAGGACGATGCTGAAggtgagggaggaggaggagttgtGCTCAAAAGCACGAAGAGCACAGTGACTGCGACAGGACCTCGCCTGAGAGTGG